gattgtaaactagttcaaccattatggaaaacagtatggcgattcctcaaggatctagatctagatgtaccatatgacccagccatcccactactgggtatatacccaaaggattataaattatgctactacaaagacacatgcacacgtatgtttattgcagctctattcacaatagcaaagacttggaatcaacccaaatgtccatcagtgacagactggattaagaaaataatgtagcacatatacaccatggaatactatgcagccataaaaaaggatgagtttgcgtcctttgtagggacatggatgcagctggaaaccatcattcttagcaaactatcacaagaagagaaaaccaaacaccgcatgttctcactcataggtgggaactgaacaatgagctcacttggactcgggaaggggaacatcacacactggggcctatcatggggaggggggaggggggagggattgcattggggagttatacctgatataaaggatgaattgatgggtgctgacgagttgatgggtgcagcacaccaacatggcacatgtatacatatgtaacaaacctgcacgttatgcacatgtaccctagaacttaaagtataataaaaaaaaattaaaaaaaaaaaaaaaagaagacatacggttgggcgcagtggctcatgcctgtaatcccagcactttgggaggctaaagcaagtagatcacaaggtcaggagtttgagaccagcctggccaatatggtgaaaccccatctctcctaaaaatacaaaagttagccgggcatggtggcatgctcctatagtcccagctatttgggaggctgaggcagaagaattgcttgaagccaggaagtggaggttgcagtgagctgagattgcaccattgcatgccagcctgggtaacagagccagactctgtctcaaaaaaaaaaaaaaaaaaaaaaaaaaaaaaaaggatacatatggccaacaatcatatgaaaaaaagctcagctcaacatcactgatcattagagaaaaatcaaaaccacaatgagataccatctcacaccagacagaatggctattactaaaaagtcaaataacAGATGCTCGCAAGGCTGTGGAAAAgagggaatgtttatacactgctgatgggaatgtaaattagttcagccacagTGGAAAGCAGCTTAAAGATTtatcaaagaactaaaacaagctaccattcgacccagcaaacccattactgggtatctacccaaaggaaaattaatcattttaccaaaaagataCTGCACTTGTATATTCATGATAGTACTAtctacaataacaaagacatgaaatcaacctaagtatccatcaacagaggattggattaataaaatgtggtacatgtatacctatataaaatactatgctgccataaaaaagaatgaaatcatgtcctttgcagcaacatggatgtagctggagacTGTTATCGTACGTGAAttaacgcagaaacagaaaaccaaataccacatgttctcacttataagtgggagctaaatagtgggtacacatggacacaatgaagggaacaatagacactggggcccaCTGGAgtgggcaggaaggaagggaggcaaaggctgaaaaactacctattggctactatgctcactacctggtgatgggatcattcatacttAAAACCagagcatcatgcaatatacccatgtaacaaacatgcacatgtaaccactgaatagaaaataaaagttgaaattataaaaaatggaaCCTGAGGCTTAGATTGGTCAAGCCACTTGCCCAGTGTTACCAAGATTTTAAGCAGATGTTTTGACACCTTCTCTACTAGTGTTTCATCATGTCAAAAGGACAAGAAAAAAGTCTCAACATTTTCTGGTTTCCTTCACAACATTACATCACATCTCATTCATAATATGTGTTCGATTAATTTTGCCAATTAATTAAAAAGTGTATGACACTTGAACATTGGGTAATTTTAGAAGTACTCTAGATCAGAATTTGAACATTTCAACAGTAAGGAGAAAGGAATACACTCACGATGAACACGAATCttagtttctactttttttttttctttgccagccTTCTGATGTTGGTTAGAAAGTTTTACTTAGCAGGAACATGGCCACAAAACAAACAATATGATGGTAACAGTGAAGAATAATTCATTGGAGGTACTGTGCTGTAAATAACTGAGAATTGACTACAAAGAagaaagtatttctttaaaaccTGTTCTTTGGGATAAGAACTCTCAAGTCACTCTGTTTTTCTCATAAAGATTAGAGGTACACTGCTATTTTCATCACCTTATATCAAGGATACAAACTATCAATGTGGCTTGTCTGTTGATATTGACTTTGATCACGTGTTTTGAGGTAGTGTTTGCCAGGTTTCTCTACTGCAAAGTTACTCATCCCCATACAAACTGTCATACTCTACTCTTTAGAAGCAAGTCATTAAGTACAGCTCATACTCTAAGCTTAAGAAGTGAAGCTCCACCAGCTTGAATGGGAAAGATCTACATACATTATTTGGAATTCCTCTGTAATGGGAGatttgcctcttttcctccatttatttatttagtcatttgTGTCCCTATGGACTCATCtattttatactttgtgttaTAATCTAATACTGCAATACAGACAAACCTCAGCTTATGACCATTTGACTTACCTGCAAATTTTCAAGTTTATGgtgggtttattgggatgtaattGCATGGTATGCTGAGGAGCATCTGGACTTATGGTTTGACctatgattttttgactttatgatgggtTTGTTGGGGTACTAAATGCCTTTTCAACTTGTAATATTTctaacttatgatgggtttatcaagtCATAGCCCCATCAGAAGGTGAGGAGTATCTATATTTTATTGCTggaatttttccaaatttggcaATCTTTCAGGATGACTCCTCTATCCCTTTGCCATGccctcatctttttttattattttattattatactttaagttctagggtacatatgcataacgtgcaggtttgttacatatgtatacttttaCTTTCTGGTACTATGAGATTCTCCAGGTCCATCTCATATTTCCCCTGTCCTGGTCGTAGAATCAGTTATTTCTCCAAGGAACTCtagttccttttattggagaatgataTTAGAATCCAAGGTTTTAGCACTGGGTGTGCTAGTTGCCACTAGGGTActattgcttctaggccctctcagGACACAGGGCTAGGaactatacatatgtatactgACTCAGGTACATACACAtgtgtaattatttttgtatctattcACTTCTGTCAATATTAGGTTAAACATGAGTACATACTGATGTCTCTGAATCGAATCCAGTACCACATAGTTCATCCTAGCcttcttttcttgattatttgTACTTCCCACCTACagatcatttacttattttttcaatCTTAGTATACATGTATGGCTGTTTGAGAATTGTCTACACACATCTCCTTGAGAAACAACTTTGCCAATTAGAGTGCAGTGTTTATGTatagtttctttatattttgttttatattttccagaagaaaacacTGTTTCACAAAGTTACTTTATGGTCTTttaaagtttggtagaatttccCTGTGAAACTCTCTGGGGATTGATACTTTTTGGTAAGTAGTTCCttataattttctctatttcttcttttaaaaaaatgttccctGTTTCTTCTATGAAGATAGatctctttaatttttatatctctaATAAAGTTGTTTTTGGTAATCATTACTTTCCTAGGAAATTATCTCTATTATCtagattttgaaatttatttgcatagaagtctGCAAAGTAGTCTCTTATAAAGTCTTAaatttcttctaatagttttttccccattctttatTTTGCGTATTTTTGCTTcctctgttttattttgattaatgtaGCTAGTGGTTTGTCTATattatcaatcttttaaaaaataaggattttGATTCATTAACTAGGTGTATGCTGTTTCGATTCTCTTGTtaattcttactttttttgttaatttcttgtgttcttttacttaatttgttgtatttattataagtttctttttgtttttttgctggtGCTCTACCACCATCcctttggacatttttttttaagttgtgttAAAAACACATAGCTTAAAACTCATAATCTTAACTATTTTGAAGCAGAGAGTTGAgaagtgttaagtatattcacattgttgtgcacatttaaaaaatttttgttagctcaatatttaatcaatttattttcaatcttttatttttactaatagcAGTGTTTAGTGTTATAAAATTTCCTCTGATCACTGCTTTATATTTATCCCATGGATTCTGATATGAAGTGTTTACATCATCATTATTTGTTTTAGAGGTACTGTagttttggtttatatttttcctttaaaccaAGAGTTGTTTAactgaaggtttttaaaatttatttttaaatgtataatgggcacataattgtacatatatatgggaTACAATGTGGTGTTTCAATGCATGTATACACAGTATAATGATCAAATAGGTGTGATGACCATATCCAtcacaataaacatttgttactTCTTTGTGGTGACAACACTTAAAATCTGCTTttctagctatcttgaaatatatGCTACATTATTATTTGCTATAGTCACCCAACTGTGGTGAATACCAAAATTTATTCTTCCTAAGTGTAACTTTATACCCATTGACCAACATCTTTCAGTGCCTCTGCCTTCTTTCTCTGCCCAGCCCCCAGTAACCACGATTCTACCCTCTACTTGTGTgacatcaactttttaaaattccacatatgagtgagatcatgtggtgtttgtctttctgtgcctggcttatttcatttaacatttcaaaTGTATTCTATCAATTGTAACTTGCTAGTGTAGTGCATGAATTCTGAAATATGCTGATGAGAGGATGTATCTCAAAGGTTATCAACATGATTGCATTTCTCTGCCACCTAACCATACACTATACATTTATCTTGACTCTATGGTTTTCAAGAACAGTACTTTGAGCTTGCTCATTGCCTTACTTTTCTTTGAACCTATTAAAACGCtacttcatttaaattttatctaaactCCATCCTTCCACCAAAAACTAAAATAAccccatattttcctttttaaatgctgcacttatgcttgtgtttctccttTGAGGGAGCAAGAGTTAAGTTCAGCTTTTGTTTCCAGATTTGAATGATTTAAGAGTACTTTAACAAGTGAATCTGAATATGTATAGTAATGtaacattttaacttttgtaGAAAGTTTTATAATTATCTAAGGACTGTTTACCTTACCCTTTTATGGACAACAACAAGACCTTTTGGTCAGccacatttcttattttccttttcatttctatgaATAAAAGATTCAGTTGACTTCGTTTctggtcttttaaaattatgttttatttaatgagtgcttcttcatttaaaaataatataatctggTCACAAAGGCTACATTCTCATCTCTGGCCATGAGATGGTCATAGTTCTAGGCGTCAAATGCTGTTCTACGACCAATTGATCTTGATCTCTTCCTggagctgattttaaaaatcattcttttagAATCTGCCTCTCTGATATGCTCACTCTCTGAATTTGTTATTTGTATCAGAAATAAACTCATGTATATATTAAACTAACAAAAATGTGGAATTATTTTAgcaatttatatggaaatgtttCTAAGGAGCAGGGTGAGATTGTACCTCTACTTATGACATTTATAACTGCAGACATCTGTTTAGCTTATATGTATGCATTCCAGGAATTCAAGCAAAGGGCAAAAGATCGTGATGCTTTCCATGTCATTCAGGATTGCAGTGGTTTGccatacaaataaagaaaattaagtaaaagtGTGAACACCTGTAAAATACAGTGGACAGATTGTTTATGGGTAACAGAAAATACAGAGTTCCTTTTCATAAGAGAGTTGGACAGAAGAAACAGtatttttcatattcttatttGCAAAAGCTTTTCTAATATGTCATTAAGTAAAATCTGATCACAAATACAGCCTTTTCTCCTGTAAGAGCTGTCCTAACTCTTCTGTTTAGCTACATTTGCATaagtattttcaatttctttgtctTCAGGACACGTGTGGGTAAATTCTTCACGGGCATAGGCATTGTGGAGATAACGCCAGACTCCTGAGAATTCTGCTGGAATGTCAAAGTCACGATATTTCTTGGCAGCAACCTAGAATTTtgcaaaaaaaagaggaaaaagaaaggcatCAGTAATATGTCTACTATGTAGAAATACATCTTAGAAGTCAAGATTATCAAAGGCATCTTATCGACACAAAAAGCACTATAAAATAAACTATGAAGTAGACTCGAATCTTGGACTATTTTGATGTTTTGTCTACAAATGTTGACAAAACCATATGCTTACAGTCGTGTTTATATTGATTCTATATTTAATTATGACTATATTTAGTGGAAGGAAGCACAGAAAATGAGCACATATCCACCACCACTAGACTAAGAGTTTATTTAGAGTCCTATGTCTTATTTCTTTACGTATTCTCTGTGTTTGGCATAGGACTCAGAGAGCAAATTCTGCATAAGTctgtgcaataaatatttgttaaatttatgatTAATTCATCATAATATGAATAGCCCAAATTGGTTAGTCCCTATTATGatctaggcactgttctaagcattttaaatgctttaatttatttaattctcttaACAATTCTGTAAAATAGGTAATATTATTatcctttataaaataaagacaagacaGTGGCAAATACCTTCtgatttagaaagaaagaaacaagttttggctgggcgcggtggctcatgcctgtaattctagcactttgggaggccaaggcaggcggatcacttgagcccaggagttcaagaccagcctgtgcaacatggtgaaaccctgtctctacaaaaagtaccaaaaattagctgggcgtagtggcatgcacctgtagtcccagctactcaagaggctggggtgggaagactgcttgagcctcagaggtgggggttgcaacaagccttgatcatgccactgcactccaacctgggtgacagagcaagatcctatctcaaaaaagaaaaaaaaaaaaaaaaaaaaagaaacaagttttaaTACTTCCCAGAAGAGATCATTATGGATTTTCTgtctaaagagaaaaaagagatgtAGATACTAcacatgatgatgatgatgatgataatgagaaagctataatataataatactgCACTGGAAGGTCACTGTGCTTTGTGCTGGCAACTGGCAAACCCCTCCCACCCATTCAGCCTGCCCTATAAAGACTTACTTTAATAATATTCAGCTTGGGTAACAAGCTACAATCAGCCAGTGTTAGCTGATCCCCATCCAAGAATAGTCTTCTGGAAACTGTGGGTTCCTCAGCACTGTCTGGATCAATTTCATCCAGAAGTGGGGTGTTTAAGTAGTCATCCAGACGCTTGAATTCTTTGAGCAGAGATTTTTCAAAATCTGAGACAATGAAGTACTTGTAAATGTATTGTCTTTTGACTAAATacattctaaatatgctttcctCACATTTAGACACCTCTATCTATACATACTGCTTACACTGGCTCTTCAACATCTAGTTAACTATTTAGAATGCTCAACTACTCACTGATACGACAAAGTAAGCTCAAATAGTGAGTGTAAATCTTTTGGGTTTTTCTTAGGGAGGTGCATTGGCAGgagagtaaaagaaagaaaagtgacacATGTTATCCAACTCAGAAGAGttagaaagtgaaagaaaaaacacagttCTTGTGACTCAGAGGACAATAAACCTATTTAAGAATGTTCATGGGAAATGGTAGGTGCCACAGTTTAAGAAACCTTAAAGGTACATAGTCTTGCAGTTAGTTCACACCTGGTAATTGCTATATTGAATCTTGAGTTTTAAATCTAATAAAACTTCATGCAAGGGAATTTCAGAGGAGAGAACAGACAATGAGGGGAAGACTAGGCTAGTCCCccaaatatactatatattcagGAAAATTCTATTTTTGCTGAGTGAGAGTATGAAAAGTGAGGAAAAACAGAGATTTAAAGAAAGGGATCTTACTCTTATTTGCCTCCTTTTGCGTATTCTTAATGTATGCAGAAAACTTGGCAAAGAGGTTACAGCCCACATCAAAAGACTCCTTGTACTTGGGACTCAGGTGAGGGTACCTTAAAAAGAAAGACGAGTCAACTATCATTTGCACGTAACATGACAGAGACCAGGTGCCCTAGCTTGCACTATACTGAAAATGGAAGTTCTGGAAAATTGCGCTGGAAACTAAACACCCTTAGAAGTCTCTCAGtagaagtttatatttttttccaatctcAGAACACTTTAGTTTCTAAAGTTCACGGGGAAATCAGTTGTCTGGAATCCAAAGCTCATTTATCTGttttggctaggcgcagtggctcacgcctgtaatcccagcactttggggggctgaagtggctggatcacctgatgtcaggagtttgagaccagcctggctaacatagtgaaaccccgtctctactaaaaacacaaacattagctgggcgtggtagtgggcgcctgtagtcccagctactcaggaagctgaggtaggagaactgcttgaagctggcaggtggaggttgcagtgagctgagatcgcgccattgcactccagcctaggcgacaaaagtgaaactcagtctcaataaaaaagaaaagaaaaagaaaaatatgatttcaaaTATTACAACTTATAAAACAAATGATGGAATaaattggatgaagaaaatgggaaaaaagtagCCAAGATATCCTCTCTTAGTAATACAAAGCTCAGTTagcataattaaataaaataatgtaataatataattcaccacattaacaaaTCAAATAAGAAAACCCATATGATAATGACAGATGTGGAAAAGTATTCAAGAAAAAATCAGCACCTCATGGAGATATCTGTGCTCCCATGTTTACATGGAGAAACAACCTAAGTTCTCATCAATACATGAATGGATatagaaattgtgatatatatatgtatactagaATATTAATCAgccttaaaaataatgaaatcctgtcatttgcaacaacatggatgaacctggatgacattgtggtaagtgaaataagccaggcacagaaagacaaatactccatgatctcacttatgtgtggcATCTTTAAAAGgtgaaatatatagaaaaaaagaatagagcaGTGATTACCACGGACAGTGGGGGGAGGAAATAGGGAGATGTAGGTCGAAGGGTACAAAGTTGCAGTTATGTAGAATGAGTAAGTCTAGAGATGTAATGTATAATATGAAGACTAATAATATTGCATACTGAAAATTTGCAAAGGatagattttaggtgctcttaccATATAAAAAGGGTAACTATATGAAgcgatggatatgttaatttactTGACTGCAGTAATCATTgcactatgtatatgtatatcaagaCATCATGtgatatatcttaaatatatacaatacaaaCAAAGGCTAAAACACTCAATTCCTTTTCATAACACAAAAAACTCACTGCAAGCTAGAAATGGTCAGGTCAAAAACTTAGGTATCTTCCCtgattcctctctttccctctaaCTCGACATTTGATCTATCAGCAACTCTGGTCAGCTTACCTTTCAAAATGTATCCAGAATCTGTCCAccttccctgcccctgcccagtcCAAAGCCTACATTACTGTAACATCCTCCTGACTATAATCCCTACTCCCATA
The sequence above is drawn from the Piliocolobus tephrosceles isolate RC106 unplaced genomic scaffold, ASM277652v3 unscaffolded_19149, whole genome shotgun sequence genome and encodes:
- the CLIC2 gene encoding chloride intracellular channel protein 2 is translated as MSGLRPSTQVDPEIELFVKAGSDGESIGNCPFCQRLFMILWLKGVKFNVTTVDMTRKPEELKDLAPGTNPPFLVYNKELKTDFIKIEEFLEQTLAPPRYPHLSPKYKESFDVGCNLFAKFSAYIKNTQKEANKNFEKSLLKEFKRLDDYLNTPLLDEIDPDSAEEPTVSRRLFLDGDQLTLADCSLLPKLNIIKVAAKKYRDFDIPAEFSGVWRYLHNAYAREEFTHTCPEDKEIENTYANVAKQKS